A DNA window from Ictalurus punctatus breed USDA103 chromosome 11, Coco_2.0, whole genome shotgun sequence contains the following coding sequences:
- the sys1 gene encoding protein SYS1 homolog isoform X1, with product MASQFRSYIWDPVLIISQIILMQCIYYSFLGLWLAGVDGLVHNNRSLDQIFSYEILGFSTTHGRLSMMAFILNSLTCALGLWLFIRRGKQCLDFTVTVHFFHMIGCWIYNSHLPAALSWWLVNAACIALMAVIGEYLCMRTELRAIPVNSGPKSNL from the exons ATGGCCAGTCAGTTCCGCAGCTACATTTGGGATCCAGTGCTCATCATCTCCCAGATCATCCTAATGCAGTGCATCTACTACAGCTTCCTAGGCCTGTGGCTAGCTGGCGTGGATGGACTTGTGCACAACAACAGATCTCTCGATCAGATCTTCAGTTATGAA ATCCTCGGTTTTTCAACGACACACGGACGACTCTCAATGATGGCATTCATTCTGAACTCTCTCACATG TGCTCTGGGCTTGTGGTTATTCATCCGTCGGGGGAAGCAGTGTTTGGACTTCACAGTCACGGtgcattttttccacatgattggTTGCTGGATCTATAATTCTCACCTGCCTGCTGCTCTGTCATGGTGGCTGGTTAATGCGGCCTGCATTGCCCTCATGGCAGTCATAGGCGAGTACCTGTGCATGCGGACAGAGCTCAGGGCCATTCCTGTGAATAGCGGCCCCAAATCCAACCTGTGA